A single genomic interval of Romboutsia ilealis harbors:
- a CDS encoding PolC-type DNA polymerase III gives MESVKDYLDRLEINNNILNKQLKDVYVSKVVYFREDKIVYFHLTSKSIISYDILDSLKEELKLKLSYFKDIKIKISYTGFDRKENKDIIKMYWMNIVYIFKALCPSIAGWYKQIEYLCIEDNLKIKLPKGLFYDRLMKLNIVYVLKSRLNEELGIDLNITIEKAIDEEVDVKRIIRKSERVVEEKIRELEINAKEEKSDDEEAAYVIKPEYDEKLIYGENVNAMVEKICDLNNNSGTVSIVGEIFNIDTKELRNGKILLIASITDFTSSISCKLFLNDTNKDSILGKISKGAYVKIKGDIMYDIYQRELTMTISGIRMEEKPERIDKSEVKRVELHAHTQMSSMDAVTSTKKLIQQAVKWGHKAVAITDHGVVQAFPEAMGAAKGNDIKILYGVEGYLVEDSEDIVQDANDKELSQTFVVFDIETTGFSNTNDRITEIGAVKIENFKIVDRFSELINPQKDISYKIQELTGITNDMVKDKPTIDKVLPKFIEFIGDSVLVAHNAEFDMSFISEKCRQQNIEFKNKSIDTLMLARVLLPELKRHRLNVVAKALGVPLLNHHRAVDDAQATALIFIKFLEMLDKKGAKTLQQVNEVLGKVDYTKLGTSHITLIAKNYTGLKNLYKIVSDAHVNHFYRAPRILKSVLEAHKEGIIIGSACEAGQVFKAVKKNVSDEEMAKIIDLYDYIEVMPIDNNRFMIDKGEVQDEEELRELNRKLIETALKFGKIPVATGDVHFLEKHEAVLRKVLKYSQGFAIDKEETYLHFRTTDEMLEEFKYLGEELAYEVVITNTNKIADMVEVIKPIPDDTYPPIIEGSDVELREMCYAKAKRIYGDPVPEVVKARLDRELNSIIGNGYAVMYIIAQKLVTKSLSDGYLVGSRGSVGSSFAATMSDITEVNPLPAHYICDDPKCKYSYFFEIGEYGSGVDLPNKDCPKCGKPLRKEGHDIPFETFLGFEGDKEPDIDLNFSGDYQPVIHKYTEELFGEGYVYRAGTIGTVAEKTAFGYAKKYVEENNIHVPNAEVLRLSNGCTGVKRTSGQHPGGVMVIPHYKDVYDFTPIQYPANDTSCGVITTHFDYHSISGRILKLDILGHDAPTMIRMLEDITGIVATEIPLDDPETMSLFTSTKALGVTPEEINCPIGSLAIPEFGTKFVRQMLLDTKPTTFDALVRISGLSHGTDVWLNNAQDLVRDDVVSIDEVISTRDDIMNYLIFKGLKPKNAFTIMENVRKGKGLKPEHIEEMNENDVPEWYIGSCQKIKYMFPKAHAVAYVMMSFRLAYCKVHYPEAFYATYFTTKAEDFDADLIVKGLEAIKDRIQEIENLGNDATAKEKNMLTVLEVALEMYARGIKILPVDIYESDASKFKVAGEKLLLPPMIALQGVGENAAINIQKERENGEFISKEELRKRTKISKTVIETLTNHGSLNNMSDENQLSLF, from the coding sequence TTGGAGAGTGTAAAGGATTATTTAGATAGACTAGAAATAAATAATAATATATTAAATAAACAATTAAAAGATGTATATGTATCTAAAGTAGTTTATTTTAGAGAAGATAAAATAGTATACTTTCATTTAACTTCAAAATCTATAATATCATATGATATTTTAGATAGTTTAAAAGAAGAGCTAAAATTAAAGCTTTCATATTTTAAAGATATAAAAATCAAGATTTCATATACTGGTTTTGATAGAAAAGAAAATAAAGACATAATAAAAATGTATTGGATGAATATTGTTTATATATTTAAGGCTTTATGTCCATCTATTGCAGGATGGTATAAACAAATAGAGTATTTATGTATAGAGGATAATTTAAAGATAAAGCTTCCAAAAGGACTTTTTTATGATAGATTAATGAAGTTAAATATAGTTTATGTGCTTAAGTCTAGGTTAAATGAGGAACTTGGAATAGACCTTAATATAACCATAGAAAAAGCAATAGATGAAGAAGTTGATGTTAAACGTATAATTAGAAAAAGTGAAAGAGTGGTAGAAGAAAAAATTAGGGAATTAGAAATAAATGCTAAGGAAGAAAAATCAGATGATGAAGAAGCTGCTTATGTTATAAAACCAGAATATGATGAAAAGTTAATCTATGGTGAAAATGTAAATGCTATGGTTGAAAAAATATGTGATTTAAATAATAATTCGGGAACTGTAAGTATAGTAGGTGAAATATTTAATATAGACACTAAGGAACTTAGAAATGGTAAGATACTCTTAATAGCATCTATAACAGACTTTACAAGTTCTATAAGTTGTAAATTATTTTTAAATGATACTAATAAAGATAGTATACTAGGTAAGATATCTAAAGGAGCTTATGTAAAAATAAAGGGAGATATAATGTATGATATCTATCAAAGAGAACTTACAATGACTATAAGTGGTATAAGAATGGAAGAAAAGCCAGAGAGGATAGATAAAAGTGAAGTAAAAAGAGTAGAACTTCATGCACATACTCAAATGTCATCTATGGATGCTGTAACTTCAACGAAAAAATTAATACAACAAGCTGTCAAATGGGGACATAAGGCAGTTGCAATAACTGATCATGGAGTTGTTCAAGCATTTCCAGAGGCAATGGGAGCAGCTAAAGGTAATGATATAAAGATACTTTATGGTGTAGAAGGGTATTTAGTTGAAGACTCAGAAGATATAGTACAGGATGCTAATGATAAAGAACTTTCTCAAACATTTGTAGTATTTGATATAGAGACAACTGGTTTTTCTAATACAAATGATAGAATAACTGAAATAGGTGCAGTAAAAATTGAAAATTTTAAAATTGTAGATAGATTTAGTGAATTAATAAATCCACAAAAGGATATATCATACAAAATACAAGAGTTAACTGGTATAACTAATGATATGGTTAAAGATAAACCGACTATAGATAAGGTTTTACCTAAGTTTATAGAGTTTATTGGAGATAGTGTATTAGTTGCTCACAATGCAGAATTTGATATGAGCTTTATATCTGAAAAGTGTAGACAACAAAACATAGAATTTAAAAATAAAAGTATAGATACACTAATGCTAGCTAGAGTGTTACTTCCAGAATTAAAAAGACATAGATTAAATGTAGTAGCAAAAGCATTAGGTGTACCTCTTTTAAATCACCATAGAGCTGTTGATGATGCACAGGCTACAGCACTTATATTTATAAAATTCTTAGAAATGTTAGATAAAAAAGGAGCTAAAACATTACAACAAGTAAATGAAGTTTTAGGTAAGGTTGATTACACAAAACTAGGAACTAGCCATATAACTTTAATAGCTAAAAATTATACTGGGCTTAAAAACTTATACAAAATAGTATCAGATGCTCATGTTAATCATTTTTATAGGGCACCTAGAATATTAAAAAGTGTGCTAGAGGCTCATAAGGAAGGTATTATAATTGGTTCAGCTTGTGAAGCAGGACAAGTATTTAAGGCTGTTAAGAAAAATGTTAGTGATGAAGAAATGGCTAAAATTATAGATTTATATGATTATATAGAAGTAATGCCTATTGATAATAATAGATTTATGATTGATAAAGGTGAAGTTCAAGATGAAGAAGAATTAAGAGAGTTAAATAGAAAACTTATTGAAACAGCGCTTAAATTTGGGAAAATACCAGTAGCAACGGGGGATGTTCATTTTTTAGAAAAGCATGAAGCGGTTTTAAGAAAAGTACTAAAATATTCTCAAGGGTTTGCAATTGATAAAGAAGAAACTTACCTTCATTTTAGAACAACAGATGAAATGTTAGAAGAATTTAAGTATTTAGGTGAAGAATTAGCATATGAAGTTGTTATAACTAATACAAATAAAATTGCTGATATGGTTGAAGTTATAAAACCGATACCAGATGACACTTATCCTCCAATAATAGAAGGATCTGATGTTGAGCTTAGAGAAATGTGTTATGCAAAAGCAAAAAGGATTTATGGAGATCCAGTTCCAGAAGTTGTTAAGGCAAGGCTTGATAGAGAGTTAAATTCTATTATAGGTAATGGATATGCGGTTATGTATATTATAGCCCAGAAACTAGTTACAAAATCTTTAAGTGATGGATATTTAGTTGGATCAAGAGGATCTGTAGGTTCATCATTTGCAGCTACAATGAGTGATATAACAGAAGTTAATCCACTACCAGCTCATTATATATGTGATGATCCAAAATGTAAGTATTCATATTTCTTTGAAATAGGAGAATATGGTTCAGGGGTAGACTTACCTAATAAAGATTGCCCTAAATGTGGAAAACCACTTAGAAAAGAAGGTCATGATATACCATTTGAGACTTTTCTTGGTTTTGAAGGTGATAAAGAGCCAGATATAGATCTTAACTTCTCTGGAGATTATCAGCCTGTAATACACAAATATACAGAAGAATTATTTGGAGAAGGTTATGTTTATAGAGCAGGTACAATAGGTACAGTAGCTGAAAAAACTGCATTTGGATATGCAAAAAAGTATGTAGAAGAAAATAATATACACGTTCCAAATGCTGAAGTTTTAAGATTATCAAATGGATGTACAGGAGTTAAAAGAACTTCAGGTCAGCATCCAGGGGGGGTTATGGTTATTCCTCATTATAAAGATGTTTATGATTTTACACCAATACAATATCCTGCAAATGATACAAGTTGCGGAGTTATAACAACACACTTTGATTATCATTCTATAAGTGGTCGTATATTAAAACTAGATATACTTGGTCACGATGCACCGACAATGATAAGAATGCTAGAAGATATAACTGGAATAGTAGCAACAGAGATTCCGCTAGATGACCCAGAAACAATGTCTTTATTTACATCAACTAAGGCTCTAGGAGTAACACCTGAAGAAATAAACTGTCCTATAGGATCTCTTGCAATACCTGAGTTTGGTACAAAGTTTGTTAGACAAATGTTACTTGATACAAAGCCAACAACTTTTGATGCACTAGTTCGTATATCTGGACTTTCTCATGGTACTGACGTTTGGTTAAATAACGCACAAGATTTAGTTAGAGATGATGTAGTTAGTATAGATGAAGTTATATCTACTCGTGATGATATAATGAACTACCTTATATTTAAAGGATTAAAACCTAAAAATGCCTTTACAATAATGGAAAATGTTAGAAAAGGGAAAGGATTAAAACCTGAACATATAGAAGAAATGAACGAAAATGATGTTCCTGAGTGGTATATAGGTTCATGTCAAAAGATAAAGTATATGTTCCCTAAAGCTCATGCAGTAGCTTATGTCATGATGTCATTTAGACTAGCATATTGTAAGGTACATTATCCAGAAGCTTTCTATGCAACATACTTTACTACAAAAGCAGAAGATTTTGATGCAGATTTAATAGTTAAAGGTCTTGAAGCTATTAAGGATAGAATACAAGAAATAGAAAATTTAGGAAATGATGCAACAGCGAAAGAAAAGAATATGCTAACTGTGCTTGAGGTTGCACTTGAAATGTATGCAAGGGGCATAAAAATACTTCCTGTTGATATATATGAGTCAGATGCAAGTAAATTTAAGGTAGCAGGAGAAAAATTGTTGCTTCCTCCAATGATAGCTCTTCAGGGGGTTGGAGAAAATGCTGCCATAAATATTCAAAAGGAAAGAGAAAATGGAGAATTTATATCCAAAGAAGAACTTAGAAAGAGAACTAAAATTTCAAAAACGGTTATAGAAACACTTACCAATCATGGTTCACTTAATAATATGAGTGATGAGAATCAATTATCATTATTTTAA